Within the Streptomyces sp. NBC_00353 genome, the region GACGCGGCGGCGTTCAGCGCGCAGTCACCCAGCTCGGCGCCCAGGTCCCGGTGGCGTCGTGGCCGGCCGTTGTGGCGGCGAGGTGGGCGCGGAGGGTGGTCAGCGCCGGGTGGGGGTTGTCGCGGTGCCACAGGAGCGAGTGCGGGTAGACGGGCGTCGGGTCGGTCACCGGGATGCGGCGCAGGCCGTGGTCGGTGGGCCAGACGAGGCGGGTGTGCTCGCCCATGAAGGTGGCCAGGGCCGGGGTGTCGGCGATGGTGTCCAGGAGCGCGTCGGAGCCGAAGTTGGGGCCGGTCGCCTCGATGGTGAGGCCGAACTCGGCGACGAGGTCGTCGTAGTAGGCGGCCCACTCGGTACCGGGGACGATGCCGGGCATCCAGATCCGGTGTCCGGTGAGCTGAGCGAGGGGCACCGACCGGGCGCCCGCCAGCGCGTGGGCGGGGCCGGTGAGGAGCTGGAGCGGTTCGTCGAGCACCCGGACGGACTCGATGTCCTCGGGAAGGGGCCGGCCGGGTACGGCGACGGCGCGGAAGGACGCGTCGATCGCACCGGACCGGATGGCGGCGACGGCTGTCTCGATGTCGAACAGCATCACCACGTCGAGGTCGATCTCGGGGTGTGCGCGGTGGAAGCCGCGCAGCAGGCCCGCCGCCGCGCCGCGCGAGGCGATCACGTCGACGCGCAGCGGACGGCGGCCGGTGCGCACGGACGCGACCGCGCGCTCGGCGACGCGCAGCAGCTCGCGTGCGTGGGGCAGGAACGCCTGCCCGTCGATGGTGAGTTCGGCGCCGCGCGCGGTGCGGGTGAACAGCCGCACGCCGAGGGTGCGCTCCAGCGCGGCGATGCGCTTGGAGACGGCCTGCTGGGTGACCGCGAGCTCGGCGGCGGCCTCCTGGAACTGCCCCGCGTCGGCGGCGGCGACGAAGGTCCGGACGGTGTCGAGATCCATGCAGACACCCTATGGACACAACCATTGGTTGTGGCTGACGGCTCTGTGGTTGTTTGATTCCTGGTTGTGGTGCTCGCTTTGATGCTTCCGATCGCGGATCGGTTGTGCAGGGTGAGTGCGAGGGGCATCGGGCATGAGGAGCGGGCACCGGCTGGGACATCTGCTCGGACATCGGCTGGGGCCGCAGTTCGGGTGGCTCTGGGGAGCGTACGGGACCAGTGCGCTCGGCACGTGGCTCGCCTTCGGCGCGTTCCCGCTGATCGCCATCCAGGTGCTGCACGCCGGGCCGGCCGAGGTCGCCGCGCTCTCCTGCGTGGGGGCTGCGGTGGGCGCGGCCGTGGCGGTGCCGCTCGGCCCGTGGGTGGAGTTCCGCCGCAAGCGGCCGGTGCTGATCGCGATGGACCTGGTGCGGTTCGCGGCGCTGCTGACGATCCCTGCCGCGTTCGCGCTCGGCGTCCTCACGTTCCTTCAGCTCCTGCTGGTCTCGGTCGTCGTCGCGGCGGCCGACATCACCTTCCGCGCCGCCTCCGGCGCGTATCTCAAGACGCTGCTGCCGGCCGAGGACCTGCTCGTCGCCAACGCCCGGTTCGAGTCCACGACCTGGACGACCACGATCATCGGACCGCCGCTGGGCGGCGCGGCGATCGGGCTCCTCGGTCCGGTGGCGACGGTGGTGGCCGATGCGGTCAGCTACCTGCTCTCGGCCCTGGGTATCCGCGCGACGGGCGGGCACGAGCAGCGGCCCGAGCGCCGGGAGGCCGCGCGCATGCGGGCCGGGGACCTGCTCGACGGCTGGCGGTACATCCTCGCCGACGCGACGCTGCGTCCGCTGTTCTTCAACACCGCCTTGTTCAACGGCCTGGTGATGGCCGCCCAGCCGCTGCTGGCCGTCCTGATGCTCGGCCGACTCGGGTTCGCACCGTGGCAGTACGGCCTCGCCTTCGCCGCGCCCTCGATCGGCGGGCTGCTCGGTTCGCGGCTGGCCCGGCCGCTCGTCGCCCGGTTCGGCCGGCACCAGGTCCTGGTCGTGGCCGGGGCGCTGCGCGCGCTCTGGCCCGTCGGCCTGGCCTTCCTGGGGCCGGGCGCCGGCGGGCTGCTGCTGGTGATGGGCGTCGAGCTCGGGCTCATCTTCTGCTGCGGGGTCTTCAACCCCGTCTGCGCCACCTACCGCCTCGAGCGCACCGCG harbors:
- a CDS encoding LysR family transcriptional regulator; amino-acid sequence: MDLDTVRTFVAAADAGQFQEAAAELAVTQQAVSKRIAALERTLGVRLFTRTARGAELTIDGQAFLPHARELLRVAERAVASVRTGRRPLRVDVIASRGAAAGLLRGFHRAHPEIDLDVVMLFDIETAVAAIRSGAIDASFRAVAVPGRPLPEDIESVRVLDEPLQLLTGPAHALAGARSVPLAQLTGHRIWMPGIVPGTEWAAYYDDLVAEFGLTIEATGPNFGSDALLDTIADTPALATFMGEHTRLVWPTDHGLRRIPVTDPTPVYPHSLLWHRDNPHPALTTLRAHLAATTAGHDATGTWAPSWVTAR
- a CDS encoding MFS transporter codes for the protein MRSGHRLGHLLGHRLGPQFGWLWGAYGTSALGTWLAFGAFPLIAIQVLHAGPAEVAALSCVGAAVGAAVAVPLGPWVEFRRKRPVLIAMDLVRFAALLTIPAAFALGVLTFLQLLLVSVVVAAADITFRAASGAYLKTLLPAEDLLVANARFESTTWTTTIIGPPLGGAAIGLLGPVATVVADAVSYLLSALGIRATGGHEQRPERREAARMRAGDLLDGWRYILADATLRPLFFNTALFNGLVMAAQPLLAVLMLGRLGFAPWQYGLAFAAPSIGGLLGSRLARPLVARFGRHQVLVVAGALRALWPVGLAFLGPGAGGLLLVMGVELGLIFCCGVFNPVCATYRLERTATDRVARTLSAWAVTTKATTALLTAVWGVLGGLLGPRTAIGLAGVLLLATPLLLPRRATALLSEPEPSRT